Proteins from one Salmonella bongori NCTC 12419 genomic window:
- a CDS encoding transglycosylase SLT domain-containing protein: protein MIWSWGVQAAETVNNKYDCFELAGRDANIDPMLLRAVAWQESGLNYRITGSNALAGFGKGYGYGLMQIDSQHLLFLKKYGITKENLINDICLNIYVGAYIMAVAFNKFGENWKAVGAYNAGFKENSKQQERRTLYARKVHATYQYLKKLK from the coding sequence ATGATATGGAGCTGGGGAGTTCAGGCAGCAGAAACAGTAAACAATAAATATGACTGTTTTGAACTTGCTGGACGAGATGCAAATATTGACCCGATGTTACTTAGAGCAGTGGCATGGCAGGAGTCGGGGCTCAATTACAGAATAACTGGCAGTAATGCTCTTGCTGGCTTTGGTAAAGGCTATGGCTATGGTTTGATGCAAATAGATAGCCAGCACCTGCTATTTTTAAAAAAGTACGGTATAACAAAAGAAAATTTAATTAATGATATATGTCTGAACATTTATGTTGGTGCATATATTATGGCGGTAGCATTCAATAAATTCGGTGAAAACTGGAAAGCTGTAGGTGCATACAATGCCGGATTTAAAGAAAATAGTAAGCAACAAGAAAGGAGAACCCTGTATGCAAGGAAAGTGCATGCAACATACCAGTATTTGAAAAAACTTAAGTAG
- a CDS encoding TcpQ domain-containing protein, with translation MYKKITAPVVALLSFITITGALASRDMEMKPLATTPMTESVAGNDYRPNSPFSVDRQKKSDSNTDAISMTSESKSLLLRKDGLLSKELELWVNKNGYTLLWNSNRDYIIYNTITLHADSFDNVLNELGKLFDSENYGLVIKQYEVNKVIIIDAQ, from the coding sequence ATGTACAAGAAAATCACTGCCCCCGTTGTGGCGTTACTTTCATTTATTACCATTACTGGTGCACTGGCATCACGAGATATGGAAATGAAACCGTTGGCGACTACACCAATGACAGAGTCTGTCGCAGGTAATGACTACAGACCGAACAGCCCGTTTAGTGTTGACCGTCAAAAGAAATCTGACAGCAATACTGATGCTATAAGTATGACGTCTGAAAGCAAATCTCTGTTACTCAGAAAAGATGGCCTTTTGAGTAAAGAACTGGAGTTATGGGTAAATAAGAATGGATATACTCTCCTGTGGAACAGTAACCGGGATTATATTATCTACAATACCATTACACTTCACGCTGACAGTTTTGATAATGTCCTGAATGAACTCGGCAAATTGTTTGATTCCGAGAACTACGGACTGGTGATTAAACAGTACGAAGTGAATAAAGTCATAATTATTGATGCGCAATAA
- a CDS encoding type IV pilus major pilin — translation MFIEMNSILENYKGYFLKKADKYKEIKQQRGMTLLEIIIVLGIIGTIAAGVVILAQRAFDSRAISDLVSNTNTVRIAVKDAYQREGNYPAANTAQVIAYDADSIKDSTASTTIIARLVQLGKISVDEARNGISNDYLNIGGAITSTGATTDKGFVIEINGLDQSQCRSVISQVGNNWDYVATVTAPAGSYTVNGSNFDMTTAAVAAPTSAQAVLRSLDTTTGSQTITAAMTAAVCSDDSSNGVILGSR, via the coding sequence ATGTTTATCGAAATGAACTCGATCCTGGAAAATTATAAGGGATATTTTCTTAAAAAGGCAGATAAGTATAAAGAGATCAAACAACAGCGTGGTATGACTCTACTGGAAATTATCATTGTACTAGGTATTATTGGTACTATTGCTGCCGGGGTTGTAATCCTTGCTCAGCGGGCATTTGATAGTCGTGCTATTTCTGATTTAGTGAGTAATACGAATACTGTACGTATTGCAGTTAAGGATGCTTACCAGCGGGAAGGGAATTATCCGGCTGCTAATACTGCACAGGTCATTGCTTATGATGCGGACAGCATTAAGGATAGTACAGCCAGTACGACAATCATTGCCAGACTGGTTCAGCTGGGAAAAATCTCTGTAGATGAAGCCCGCAATGGTATTTCAAATGATTATCTTAATATTGGTGGCGCTATAACCAGTACTGGTGCGACGACAGATAAAGGTTTTGTTATTGAAATTAATGGCCTTGATCAGAGTCAGTGCCGTAGCGTTATTTCTCAGGTCGGTAATAACTGGGATTATGTTGCCACAGTGACTGCACCAGCAGGAAGCTATACCGTAAATGGTAGTAATTTCGATATGACAACAGCAGCGGTAGCTGCTCCAACTTCCGCCCAGGCGGTTCTGCGTTCACTTGATACTACAACAGGTAGTCAGACTATCACAGCTGCAATGACAGCGGCGGTGTGCTCTGATGACAGCAGTAATGGTGTAATTCTGGGAAGCCGTTAA